The following proteins come from a genomic window of Pocillopora verrucosa isolate sample1 chromosome 6, ASM3666991v2, whole genome shotgun sequence:
- the LOC131793898 gene encoding melanocortin receptor 3-like, with translation MVIINRTNSSPANSSLECFLLDINLDFSQHLFIAHILTTILNSVTSFTAAAGNSVVIVAVWRTPSLHTPSNAFLCCLALSDLTVGLIAQPCFVIHKIGELLQDYSMYCTTRIMTESLGYITAGTSVLIMAGIAIERYLALYLHLRYTEIVTTKRILVTASVLWMVFILLASSRLWMADDGVFNSILIPVIFCCLVFTFLAYTRVLKYVRRHEKQINATSAALCPVNHQLSRIMRYKKSTLTMVYIVGIFVFCYIPFLCVKIVHKVEGYTISVKIAYLYASTIVFCNSSLNPLVYCWRITDIRRAVKALCLRCLGKNNSVAPLALAELRPRSCMSVSFDVTRRPSLSVACSQRKISGPCNFEGHIYNRT, from the coding sequence ATGGTGATCATCAACAGAACAAACAGTTCGCCAGCCAATTCCTCtcttgaatgttttcttttggaCATAAATTTGGATTTCAGCCAACACCTTTTCATCGCACATATTCTGACTACAATATTAAACTCCGTAACCTCGTTCACGGCTGCTGCCGGTAATTCTGTGGTTATTGTAGCAGTGTGGAGGACTCCGTCGCTTCACACACCGTCAAATGCGTTTCTTTGCTGTTTGGCGCTCAGCGATCTGACTGTCGGTTTGATTGCTCAACCATGTTTTGTGATCCACAAGATCGGGGAACTTCTCCAAGACTACAGCATGTACTGTACCACAAGGATAATGACAGAATCGCTGGGATACATAACGGCTGGAACTTCAGTTTTAATCATGGCAGGTATAGCGATCGAAAGATACCTCGCACTTTATCTGCATCTCCGTTACACAGAAATTGTTACCACTAAACGCATTTTAGTTACTGCCTCTGTTCTTTGGATGGTTTTTATCCTACTAGCCTCTTCCAGGCTTTGGATGGCCGATGATGGAGTTTTTAACAGTATTTTAATCCCAGTGATATTCTGCTGCTTGGTGTTCACTTTCTTGGCGTACACGAGAGTTCTGAAATACGTCCGCCGCCATGAGAAACAAATAAACGCGACATCGGCAGCTCTATGCCCGGTAAATCATCAACTGTCAAGAATAATGCGATACAAGAAATCAACTTTAACAATGGTGTACATTGTgggcatttttgttttctgttacaTTCCATTTCTGTGCGTGAAAATTGTTCACAAGGTAGAGGGCTACACCATAAGCGTTAAGATAGCTTACTTGTATGCATCAACTATCGTGTTTTGCAACAGTTCTTTAAACCCTCTGGTTTATTGCTGGCGTATAACCGACATTCGCAGAGCTGTTAAAGCACTCTGTTTACGATGCCTGGGAAAGAATAATTCGGTTGCTCCTCTAGCGTTAGCGGAACTTCGGCCAAGAAGTTGCATGAGCGTAAGCTTTGATGTAACCCGGCGCCCATCGCTAAGCGTAGCGTGCTCTCAGAGAAAAATTTCCGGGCCATGTAACTTCGAAGGGCATATCTATAATAGGACTTAA
- the LOC131792366 gene encoding mitochondrial import receptor subunit TOM70-like, whose amino-acid sequence MSTQETGGGLSKWQIAALIGAPIAAACVLGALYYWRSSQSSEEKDPEKGEEVDTTTSTSGVPKNEAPESEENMSPAERAQAIKLRGNKYFKGGKFEQAIKCYTEAIDLCPQNSKAELATYYQNRAAAYEQQKNYEQVLADATKAIELNKKYSKAFMKRARAYEKLDRKEECLQDLTAVCMIEGFNNPNWMMQADRVLKEIGKEKAQEYYKNRELSLPSSTYTKAYLESFCNDDTLVVDSLEDVPEDSPFLEAVKQMKEKKYENIVDLCTQQIEKGIGPLYIKALALRGTLYTLISKVDEAIHDLSQVINADDKTISTKLKVNCLIKRGSMQLQASNVMECYQDFTKAISIDPDNSDIYHHRGQIYFLSEKLDGAKEDFEKCISLNDSFIPAKIQLAYCIYKSAALQQSPILAHGALDMLQKTVETYPESADAHSLYAQVLQDMQQFPKAEEHFDTAIELEPQNPVHRVYKGMLMLQSRQDVEKAVELVTEALEIDKKCDFAYETLATLEVQRGNLDRAIDLFNKAIALVRTEAELAQTFSLREAAKAQKYVTETLGLTPPTLPFST is encoded by the exons ATGAGTACACAAGAAACAGGTGGAGGCCTTTCAAAGTGGCAGATCGCGGCCCTTATCGGTGCGCCCATTGCCGCAGCGTGCGTTTTAGGTGCCCTATACTATTGGAGGTCTTCACAAAGCTCAGAGGAAAAAGATCcagaaaaaggagaagaagtTGACACAACCACAAGTACAAGCGGTGTGCCTAAAAATGAAGCTCCTGAGAGCGAGGAAAATATG TCTCCAGCAGAAAGAGCTCAGGCTATCAAACTGAGAGGTAACAAGTACTTTAAAGGTGGAAAATTTGAGCAGGCAATTAAATGTTATACAGAGGCAATTGATCTATGTCCTCAAAACAGCAAGGCTGAGCTGGCAACTTACTACCAGAACAGAGCAGCAGCATATGAACAACAG AAAAACTATGAACAAGTACTTGCAGATGCTACCAAAG CCATAGAACTCAATAAGAAGTATTCCAAAGCATTCATGAAGAGAGCAAGAGCTTATGAAAAACTGGACAGAAAGGAGGAGTGTCTTCAAG ATCTTACAGCAGTGTGCATGATTGAAGGGTTTAATAATCCAAACTGGATGATGCAGGCAGATAGAGTGTTGAAAGAAATTGGTAAAGAGAAAGCTCAAGAGTATTACAAG AACAGAGAACTAAGTTTACCATCTTCAACATACACTAAAGCCTACCTGGAATCTTTCTGCAATG atgACACATTGGTTGTTGATTCTCTGGAAGATGTACCTGAAGACTCACCATTTCTTGAGGCTgttaaacaaatgaaagaaaagaaatatgaaaatattgtTGACTTATGTACTCAGCAAATCGAGAAAG GAATTGGACCACTTTACATAAAGGCTTTGGCACTAAGAGGAACTTTGTACACCCTGATATCAAAAGTAGATGAAGCGATCCATGACTTGTCACAAGTGATAAATGCAGATGACAAAACTATCTCAACTAAG ctaAAAGTTAATTGTCTGATCAAGAGGGGAAGCATGCAGTTACAAGCCAGTAATGTAATGGAATGTTACCAAGATTTTACCAAGGCAATATCAATTGATCCAGATAATTCCGATATTTATCATCACAGAGGCCAG ATCTACTTCCTATCAGAGAAACTAGACGGAGCAAAGGAAGATTTTGAGAAGTGCATATCCTTAAACGACTCCTTCATCCCGGCAAAGATACAGCTCGCTTACTGCATTTACAAGTCCGCTGCTCTCCAGCAGTCTCCTATCTTAGCGCACGGAGCTCTGGATATGTTGCAGAAAACTGTGGAGACTTATCCAGAATCAGCGGATGCGCACAGTCTCTATGCGCAG GTACTTCAAGACATGCAGCAGTTTCCCAAAGCAGAGGAACACTTTGACACTGCCATTGAGCTAGAGCCACAAAATCCAGTTCACCGTGTTTACAAAGG catgttgatgttgcagtCTCGCCAAGACGTGGAAAAAGCCGTGGAGTTAGTTACCGAAGCTctagaaattgataaaaaatgtGACTTTGCGTATGAAACACTGGCCACGCTGGAAGTTCAAAG GGGAAACTTGGACAGAGCAATCGACCTGTTTAACAAAGCGATCGCTCTGGTCAGGACAGAAGCCGAGTTGGCGCAGACATTTTCTCTCAGAGAAGCTGCTAAAGCACAGAAATACGTCACAGAAACACTGGGACTTACGCCACCTACTCTGCCTTTCTCGACTTAG
- the LOC131792355 gene encoding amyloid beta precursor like protein 2-like, with protein sequence MDWSYRKTIFLCLTFVTVGNALVENLNDDLDYDPQVAIKCGKVTRHIDVNTGSWEADKNSTSLCAVTMKEILKYCKVIYPSQDVRNVVEGNKQVLVDGSLVTPYRCLVGPFESDALLVPPKCRFEHMHDDSNCLSHDQWHTRASDKCQSEGMIVKDYGVLIPCGTGKFTGVEFVCCPQDASDEKATDAAKIVPISEAAGTSKPTSVMEHLKQEISKFAKHVEESTIGCDRQKYHERRDKLEETHKTKVQSLIDNWRMSEKRYKLLKSTDEDQAAGSISSDLETFNKMVSSFEDQVKLERARLKEEHHQCTQIDLNDKKNKAMADFVAALQEEPQDANKILEAVQRYVRFCTQDRLHNLRYFDYVQKHHPEKAEEARESLQNHLKRINNLVNESMVLLYKLPDIARKFQLELPDWIPKPPALPTTEAPTVEKSSAAKDPTDPPSHVGSQPAATNVGGMGKPEHGDDDDDVVEVEEPYKKKGKTAASKKDDDIEDDDEDVAEDEEGPFRRNHSRATFSAVIGLSCGALVIMIIIVVAMAMRRTRPSNNTKTVLVDEDAEGASEKSHLVNMQENGYENPTYRFYDY encoded by the exons ATGGATTGGAGTTATCGAAAAACGATTTTCTTGTGTCTAACCTTCGTAACG GTTGGAAATGCACTTGTGGAAAATCTGAACGATGATTTAGACTATGACCCACAAGTGGCCATTAAGTGTGGCAAAGTGACCAGGCACATTGATGTCAACACTGGAAGCTGGGAAGCAGACAAAAACAGCACTAGTCTTTGTGCCGTAACTATGAAAGAAATTCTCAA GTACTGCAAGGTCATCTACCCTTCACAAGATGTGAGAAATGTTGTTGAGGGTAACAAGCAGGTGTTAGTGGATGGCAGCCTTGTCACTCCATACCGCTGTCTTG TTGGCCCTTTTGAGTCAGATGCCTTACTGGTGCCCCCAAAATGCCGTTTCGAGCATATGCATGATGACAGCAATTGCCTCTCTCATGACCAGTGGCACACTCGAGCTTCAGACAAATGCCAGAGTGAAGGCATGATTGTTAAGGATTATGGTGTCCTTATTCCATGTGGTACTGGAAAGTTCACTGGCGTAGAGTTTGTATGTTGTCCTCAAGATGCCAGTGACGAGAAAGCAACTGATGCTGCTAAGATTGTGCCAATTTCTGAGGCAGCTGGCACATCAAAGCCAACCAGTGTTATGGAACACTTGAAACAAGAGATCAGCAAGTTTGCAAAGCACGTCGAAGAAAGTACAATTG GTTGTGATCGACAGAAGTATCATGAGCGACGTGACAAACTGGAAGAGACCCACAAGACAAAGGTCCAGTCATTGATTGATAACTGGAGAATGTCTGAGAAACGATACAAGTTGTTGAAATCAACCGATGAAGACCAAGCAGCTGGTTCAATTTCAT CGGACCTTGAGACCTTCAACAAGATGGTGAGCTCCTTTGAAGATCAGGTTAAACTGGAGCGTGCCAGACTGAAGGAAGAGCATCACCAGTGTACACAGATTGACCTTAATGacaaaaagaacaaagcaaTGGCTGACTTTGTTGCTGCCCTGCAGGAAGAACCTCAAGATGCCAACAAGATTCTGGAAGCTGTGCAGCGCTATGTGAGATTCTGCACTCAGGATCGTCTGCACAA TTTGCGTTACTTCGACTATGTGCAGAAGCACCATCCTGAGAAAGCTGAGGAAGCTCGAGAATCACTGCAAAACCACTTGAAACGCATCAATAATCTTGTGAATGAGTCTATGGTACTGCTGTACAAGCTGCCAGACATTGCACGCAAGTTTCAGTTGGAATTGCCAGACTGGATCCCAAAACCACCTGCCCTG CCCACTACAGAAGCACCAACAGTAGAGAAGAGCTCAGCAGCCAAAGATCCCACAGACCCACCAAGCCATGTTGGAAGTCAACCTGCAGCTACTAACGTGGGTGGCATGG GTAAACCTGAGCATggagatgatgatgacgatgtgGTCGAGGTTGAGGAACCTTACAAGAAGAAGG GTAAAACTGCAGCTTCCAAGAAAGATGATGATATTGAGGATGATGACGAAGACGTTGCCGAGGATGAGGAAGGACCCTTCAGAAGGAACCATTCACGAGCCACCTTCTCTGCTGTCATTGGCCTCAGCTGCGGTGCCTTGGTCATTATGATCATCATCGTGGTTGCTATGGCCATGCGCCGAACGCGACCTAGCAACAACACCAAGACAGTTCTCGTCGACGAGGACGCAGAAGGTGCTTCCGAGAAGAGCCATCTCGTCAACATGCAAGAAAACGGTTACGAGAATCCAACTTACAGGTTTTACGATTACTAA
- the LOC131793957 gene encoding melanocyte-stimulating hormone receptor-like, with protein sequence MQLQSSENVTKLFAQSATPVIYDIKECFLFDLNFASAKYLFATHILTTIVNFVFSASAIGGNSIVIFSVWKTPSLQTPSNVFICCLAFSDLAVGLLTQPCFVVHKVGEMFHRVEMYCTTRMLLESLGNITTGTSVLTMTGIAAERWLALYFHLRYNRVLTCTRVLSAVACFWGVFVVFAVLRVSVLRPEAYTAILTTVIALCFLSICLAYIKILRCVKRHERQIQAVQTEVKRSGRQIEQTASRLRNMLRYKKSTIAMIVVVGFFTACFAPLICVILAYKMLGYTTPVKTAFMYASTIAFLNSSLNPLVYCWRIRTLRTAIKTVLGERMRRKGI encoded by the coding sequence ATGCAGTTACAGTCGAGTGAAAACGTTACGAAATTGTTCGCACAATCTGCCACCCCAGTCATCTACGACATCAAGGAATGCTTTCTTTTTGACCTGAACTTTGCTTCAGCTAAATATCTCTTCGCCACCCACATTCTAACCACGATTGTGAACTTCGTCTTCTCTGCGTCAGCGATTGGTGGGAATTCCATCGTGATCTTCAGTGTTTGGAAAACGCCCTCACTTCAAACGCCATCGAACGTTTTTATATGCTGCCTCGCCTTTAGTGATTTAGCAGTTGGCTTGTTGACTCAGCCATGTTTTGTTGTTCATAAGGTCGGTGAAATGTTCCATCGCGTCGAAATGTATTGCACCACCAGAATGCTACTCGAGTCACTGGGAAATATTACAACAGGAACTTCAGTACTCACAATGACGGGAATAGCCGCGGAAAGATGGCTTGCTTTGTATTTCCATTTGCGTTACAATAGAGTATTAACCTGTACTCGAGTCCTTTCCGCAGTGGCATGTTTCTGGGGCGTTTTTGTCGTCTTCGCCGTCCTCCGGGTTTCTGTTTTGCGCCCAGAGGCGTACACCGCCATCTTAACCACCGTAATTGCACTTTGTTTTCTCTCTATTTGCCTGGCCTACATTAAAATCTTGCGATGTGTTAAACGACATGAACGTCAAATTCAAGCAGTACAAACGGAGGTCAAGAGATCTGGTCGACAAATCGAGCAAACCGCGAGTCGCTTGAGAAATATGCTACGCTACAAGAAGTCAACAATTGCCATGATTGTCGTCGTTGGTTTTTTCACGGCTTGTTTTGCGCCTCTCATTTGCGTTATACTGGCCTACAAGATGTTGGGATACACCACTCCGGTGAAAACGGCCTTTATGTACGCATCAACGATAGCCTTTCTAAACAGCTCATTGAATCCTCTGGTATATTGTTGGAGAATACGAACTTTGAGAACCGCCATTAAAACGGTTTTAGGAGAAAGAATGCGTAGAAAAGGAATCTAA